The Macaca thibetana thibetana isolate TM-01 chromosome 19, ASM2454274v1, whole genome shotgun sequence genome has a segment encoding these proteins:
- the CKM gene encoding creatine kinase M-type, whose product MPFGNTHNKFKLNYKPEEEYPDLSKHNNHMAKVLTLDLYKKLRDKETPSGFTLDDVIQTGVDNPGHPFIMTVGCVAGDEESYEVFKELFDPIISDRHGGYKPTDKHKTDLNHENLKGGDDLDPNYVLSSRVRTGRSIKGYTLPPHCSRGERRAVEKLSVEALNSLTGEFKGKYYPLKSMTEKEQQQLIDDHFLFDKPVSPLLLASGMARDWPDARGIWHNDNKSFLVWVNEEDHLRVISMEKGGNMKEVFRRFCVGLQKIEEIFKKAGHPFMWNQHLGYVLTCPSNLGTGLRGGVHVKLAHLSKHPKFEEILTRLRLQKRGTGGVDTAAVGSVFDVSNADRLGSSEVEQVQLVVDGVKLMVEMEKKLEKGQSIDDMIPAQK is encoded by the exons ATGCCGTTCGGTAACACTCACAACAAGTTCAAGCTGAATTACAAGCCTGAGGAGGAGTACCCCGACCTCAGCAAACATAACAACCACATGGCCAAGGTACTGACCCTTGATCTCTACAAGAAGCTGCGGGACAAGGAGACCCCATCGGGCTTCACCCTAGACGATGTCATCCAGACAGGAGTGGACAACCCAG gTCACCCCTTCATCATGACTGTGGGCTGCGTGGCTGGTGATGAGGAGTCCTATGAAGTTTTCAAGGAACTCTTTGATCCCATCATCTCGGATCGCCATGGGGGCTACAAACCCACCGACAAGCACAAGACTGACCTCAACCATGAGAACCTCAAG GGTGGAGACGACCTGGACCCCAACTATGTGCTCAGCAGCCGCGTCCGCACCGGCCGCAGCATCAAGGGCTACACGCTGCCCCCGCACTGCTCCCGCGGCGAGCGCCGGGCGGTGGAGAAGCTCTCCGTGGAAG CTCTTAACAGCCTGACGGGCGAGTTCAAAGGGAAGTACTACCCTCTGAAGAGCATGACGGAGAAGGAACAGCAGCAGCTCATCGATGACCACTTCCTGTTCGACAAGCCCGTGTCCCCACTGCTGCTAGCCTCAGGCATGGCCCGCGACTGGCCCGACGCCCGTGGCATCTG GCACAATGACAACAAGAGCTTCCTGGTGTGGGTGAACGAGGAGGATCACCTCCGGGTCATCTCCATGGAGAAGGGGGGCAACATGAAGGAGGTTTTCCGCCGCTTCTGCGTGGGGCTGCAGAAG ATCGAGGAGATCTTTAAGAAAGCGGGCCACCCCTTCATGTGGAACCAGCACCTGGGCTACGTGCTCACCTGCCCATCCAACCTGGGCACTGGGCTGCGTGGAGGCGTGCATGTGAAGCTGGCGCACCTGAGCAAGCACCCCAAGTTCGAGGAGATCCTCACCCGCCTGCGCCTGCAGAAGAGGGGTACAG GTGGCGTGGACACAGCTGCCGTTGGCTCAGTATTTGACGTGTCCAACGCTGATCGCCTGGGCTCGTCCGAAGTAGAACAGGTGCAGCTGGTGGTGGATGGTGTGAAGCTCATGGTGGAGATGGAGAAGAAGCTGGAGAAAGGCCAGTCCATCGACGACATGATCCCCGCACAGAAGTAG